A region from the Coffea eugenioides isolate CCC68of chromosome 9, Ceug_1.0, whole genome shotgun sequence genome encodes:
- the LOC113783625 gene encoding uncharacterized protein LOC113783625 isoform X1, translating into MILQCRPGYLWAAICPQENTQICLKFRIHFEGARQAQSFRLLATRRKCTLNLLEEPLKISKKKGSIAGAVSLIIGTSIGSGILALPKKTSPAGFFPSSISMTVCWVFLLIEALLLVEVNVRLLKKKSMRLKSDEWGIISIRTMAQETLGEWGGALATVTYVFLGYTSMIAYTSKSGEILNHLIDLPESISGIFFTAFFTTLIFVGGTQATDQVNQWLTIAMIGLLVAIEVLAVAFGGWSGFGGSDNWEKVPATIPVIIFSLVYHDLAPVLCSYLGGDLSRIRASVLLGSIVPLLALLIWDAIALGLLEQVDQVADPVELLMRVSWGGVSFMVEAFSLLAIGTSLIGTLLSFSEFFKEQLNSLLTFSPMTRKLEERSNSDFGLMEWWTSKKISFTATAMVVVPSLFVSTTVPDAFSAATDIAGGYCMTMLYGVFPPAMAWAVLSKNGEGSDHIAGSRFRPTLICVGILAGAILIEQIFQDLSILQS; encoded by the exons CCACTTTGAAGGGGCAAGGCAAGCACAAAGTTTCAGACTTTTAGCAACCAGGAGGAAATGCACCTTAAATTTGCTGGAAGAGCCTCTCAAGATTTCCAAGAAAAAAGGCAGTATTGCTGGTGCTGTTTCTCTGATTATTGGAACCAGTATTGGTTCAGGAATTCTTGCCCTCCCAAAGAAAACATCGCCTGCG GGGTTCTTTCCAAGTTCAATATCTATGACTGTATGCTGGGTTTTTCTATTAATAGAAGCATTATTGCTCGTTGAAGTCAATGTGAGGCTGCTGAAGAAGAAGAGCATGAGATTAAAATCGGATGAATGGGGGATCATCTCCATTAGGACTATGGCTCAGGAGACACTGGGAGAATGGGGTGGAGCTCTGGCTACTGTTACCTATGTTTTCTTGGGTTATACTTCTATGATCGCCTATACATCAAAGTCAGGAGAGATCCTTAACCATTTGATTGATCTTCCAGAATCAATTTCAGGCATCTTCTTCACTGCCTTCTTCACCACACTCATCTTCGTGGGTGGGACACAAGCCACTGATCAAGTGAATCAATGGCTCACTATTGCCATGATAG GTCTGCTGGTGGCAATTGAGGTTTTAGCTGTTGCCTTCGGTGGGTGGTCAGGATTTGGAGGGAGTGATAACTGGGAAAAAGTTCCGGCAACCATTCCAGTAATCATATTTTCGTTGGTTTATCATGACCTTGCTCCTG TTCTTTGTTCTTATCTGGGAGGGGACCTTTCACGCATCAGGGCTTCAGTTTTGCTTGGCAGTATTGTCCCTTTACTAGCTTTGCTTATTTGGGATGCTATAGCACTTGGGCTGTTAGAGCAGGTTGATCAAGTTGCTGATCCTGTTGAACTTCTTATGAG AGTAAGCTGGGGAGGGGTGTCATTTATGGTTGAGGCCTTCTCACTTCTGGCTATTGGAACTTCACTTATTGGCACCCTTCTTAGCTTTTCAGAATTTTTCAAAGAGCAGCTTAATAGCCTGTTAACCTTCTCACCCATGACTCGAAAACTCGAG GAGAGATCAAATTCAGACTTTGGTTTAATGGAATGGTGGACGAGTAAGAAAATAAGCTTCACGGCAACAGCAATGGTTGTTGTTCCATCCCTTTTTGTTTCAACAACAGTTCCAGATGCATTTTCTGCTGCAACAGATATTGCT GGAGGCTACTGCATGACAATGCTCTATGGAGTTTTTCCACCTGCAATGGCTTGGGCCGTGCTTTCCAAAAATGGTGAAGGCAGTGACCACATAGCAGGATCCAGATTCAGGCCAACACTTATCTGTGTAGGAATATTGGCTGGTGCAATATTGATAGAGCAAATATTTCAAGATCTGTCAATCTTGCAATCCTAG
- the LOC113783271 gene encoding V-type proton ATPase subunit G 1, translating into MDANRGQNGIQLLLAAEQEAQHIVNAARAAKQARLKQAKEEAEKEIAEFRAQMEAEFQRKVAQTSGDSGANVKRLEQETEAKIHHLKNESSRISHDVVQLLLRHVTSVKI; encoded by the exons ATGGATGCCAACAGAGGCCAGAATGGAATTCAACTGTTATTAGCGGCAGAACAGGAAGCTCAACACATTGTCAATGCTGCTAGAGCTG CAAAACAGGCTAGACTAAAACAGGCCAAGGAAGAAGCTGAGAAGGAAATTGCGGAATTCCGTGCACAAATGGAAGCTGAGTTTCAGAGAAAGGTTGCACAG ACTAGTGGAGACTCAGGTGCTAATGTGAAACGACTTGAACAAGAAACGGAGGCAAAGATCCATCACCTAAAGAATGAATCTTCCAGAATTTCCCATGATGTTGTTCAGCTGCTTCTGAGGCACGTGACTTCTGTAAAGATTTAA
- the LOC113783625 gene encoding uncharacterized protein LOC113783625 isoform X2 has translation MILQCRPGYLWAAICPQENTQICLKFRIHFEGARQAQSFRLLATRRKCTLNLLEEPLKISKKKGSIAGAVSLIIGTSIGSGILALPKKTSPAGFFPSSISMTVCWVFLLIEALLLVEVNVRLLKKKSMRLKSDEWGIISIRTMAQETLGEWGGALATVTYVFLGYTSMIAYTSKSGEILNHLIDLPESISGIFFTAFFTTLIFVGGTQATDQVNQWLTIAMIGLLVAIEVLAVAFGGWSGFGGSDNWEKVPATIPVIIFSLVYHDLAPVLCSYLGGDLSRIRASVLLGSIVPLLALLIWDAIALGLLEQVDQVADPVELLMRVSWGGVSFMVEAFSLLAIGTSLIGTLLSFSEFFKEQLNSLLTFSPMTRKLEFVPPGEIKFRLWFNGMVDE, from the exons CCACTTTGAAGGGGCAAGGCAAGCACAAAGTTTCAGACTTTTAGCAACCAGGAGGAAATGCACCTTAAATTTGCTGGAAGAGCCTCTCAAGATTTCCAAGAAAAAAGGCAGTATTGCTGGTGCTGTTTCTCTGATTATTGGAACCAGTATTGGTTCAGGAATTCTTGCCCTCCCAAAGAAAACATCGCCTGCG GGGTTCTTTCCAAGTTCAATATCTATGACTGTATGCTGGGTTTTTCTATTAATAGAAGCATTATTGCTCGTTGAAGTCAATGTGAGGCTGCTGAAGAAGAAGAGCATGAGATTAAAATCGGATGAATGGGGGATCATCTCCATTAGGACTATGGCTCAGGAGACACTGGGAGAATGGGGTGGAGCTCTGGCTACTGTTACCTATGTTTTCTTGGGTTATACTTCTATGATCGCCTATACATCAAAGTCAGGAGAGATCCTTAACCATTTGATTGATCTTCCAGAATCAATTTCAGGCATCTTCTTCACTGCCTTCTTCACCACACTCATCTTCGTGGGTGGGACACAAGCCACTGATCAAGTGAATCAATGGCTCACTATTGCCATGATAG GTCTGCTGGTGGCAATTGAGGTTTTAGCTGTTGCCTTCGGTGGGTGGTCAGGATTTGGAGGGAGTGATAACTGGGAAAAAGTTCCGGCAACCATTCCAGTAATCATATTTTCGTTGGTTTATCATGACCTTGCTCCTG TTCTTTGTTCTTATCTGGGAGGGGACCTTTCACGCATCAGGGCTTCAGTTTTGCTTGGCAGTATTGTCCCTTTACTAGCTTTGCTTATTTGGGATGCTATAGCACTTGGGCTGTTAGAGCAGGTTGATCAAGTTGCTGATCCTGTTGAACTTCTTATGAG AGTAAGCTGGGGAGGGGTGTCATTTATGGTTGAGGCCTTCTCACTTCTGGCTATTGGAACTTCACTTATTGGCACCCTTCTTAGCTTTTCAGAATTTTTCAAAGAGCAGCTTAATAGCCTGTTAACCTTCTCACCCATGACTCGAAAACTCGAG TTTGTACCTCCAGGAGAGATCAAATTCAGACTTTGGTTTAATGGAATGGTGGACGAGTAA